The Malus domestica chromosome 06, GDT2T_hap1 genome has a segment encoding these proteins:
- the LOC139196871 gene encoding secreted RxLR effector protein 161-like: MVVRTLNAKRDPFRPKEDEEDILESEVPNLSAIGALLYLVHCTRLDIFFVVNLLARYSNAPTRMHWNGVKDIFRYLKGTTDLGLFYTHKSSSVAAPYSPRIDFCLVGYADAGYLSDPHRARSQIGYVFTVGDTAISWRSTKQTLIVTSLNHAEILTLHEALHECFWLREVMGHIRITSGLTSIVDLPTMIFEDNAACIEQLNKGYIKGDNTKHIALKFFYSH; the protein is encoded by the coding sequence atggtcgttcggactctaaatgctaaacgagatccttTCCGTCCAAAGGAGGACGAGGAAGATATTTTGGAATCCGAAGTTCCtaacctaagtgcaattggggctttattaTACTTGGTTCATTGCACTAGACTTGACATCTTCTTCGTTgtgaatcttttggcaagatacagcaatgcgcccACACGCATGcattggaatggtgttaaagacatttttcgcTACCTCAAGGGTACAACGGATTTGGGATTGTTCTATACCCACAAATCTTCGAGTGTTGCCGCCCCTTATAGTCCTCGGATTGATTtttgccttgttggttatgcagaTGCTGGATATCTGTCTGACCCACATAGAGCACGTTCTCAAataggttatgtctttaccgttggagacaccgctatatcttggaggtctaccaagcaaacacTAATTGTGACTTCGttgaaccatgctgagattctcacCCTGCATGAAGCATTGCATGAGTGCTTTTGGCTGAGAGAAGTTATGGGACATATTCGAatcactagtggtcttacatcaatcgttgaccttcctacgatGATCTTTGAAGATAATGCggcatgtatcgagcagttgaataagggatacatcaagggagacaataccaagcacatagcgttaaagttcttttactcacactAG